The stretch of DNA ACCATTTAATTAGACCTTTTTGACTAGTTAATTTACATAAAATTCTTGCAATGGGTCAAATAGGTAATGTAGAGTAAATGAATAATAGGGCTTGAAAGGAGAACTCCCTTTGAAATATTATATTAGTGCTTTCCTTCTATTATCCTTATTTCTATCTGCGTGTAATCCGCTTAAAGTCCCAAAATCAACGATGGGGCATAAAATGAGTGCTATACCAACAGATGTGGTGCCTACGACATCTGAATGGCGGGTGGGGGTTGATCATCCACAAGCGAAAGAACAGATTCCCATCTCGCTATTAATTACAGATTCTTCTAATCAACCCATTACATCTTTTGAAACTGTTCATGAGAAAAAAATGCATTTATTTATTGTTAGTAAGGATTTAGCTTATTTTACTCACATCCATCCTACCTATAAAGAGAATGGTCTTTTTGAATTTGCCACTTCCTTCCCGAGTAGTGGTGAGTATAAACTTATTTCCGAGTTTACACCTAAGGGTGGGGGCGACAGCAGTGTAGAAGATCATTGGCTTCAAGTTGAGGGGGAGGAAGGAAAGGCTGTTCCTCTTGTGACTGATAAGAAATTGACCCATACTGTGAACGGAAAAAAAGTGGCGCTTTCCTTTGATCAACTTATCGCAGGAAAGACGGTACACCTGACTTTTTCGATTAAAGAGGCAAAAACAAATAAACCGATAAAAGATTTGCAGCCCTACTTAGGAGCACTGGGTCATACTGTTGCCATGAGTGCGGATGCGGAAAAGTACTTGCATATTCATCCGATGACCACGGATGGAAACGGACCAGAGGTTACATTTATGACCATCTTTCCTGAAAAAGGCATCTATAAAATTTGGGGGCAATTTAAGCACAAAGGAAAAGTATTCACCGTTCCATTTGTTATAAATGTACCGAAATAGCAAAAACCCCTTCTCACAATGGAGAAGGGGTTTAAATATGTTGTAAATTAGTACATTTCTGATGTTGTTTTAGCTTGCATGTGAAGTAATAGGTAGTCCGGTCCGCCTGCTTTTGAGTCCGTTCCTGACATGTTGAATCCACCGAATGGTTGGTAGCCAACAATCGCTCCTGTACAAGAACGGTTGAAGTACAGGTTACCTACGTGGAAATCTTCACGAGCCTGCTCTAAATGAGCACGGTTTTTAGTGATAACAGCTCCTGTTAAGCCATACTCAGTGTTGTTAGCAATTTCAATTGCTTCAGTGAAATCTTTCGCCTTTGTTAAACCAACAACTGGTCCAAAGATTTCTTCCTGCATAATGCGGGAAGTTGGCGCAAGGTCTGCAAAGATAGTCGGTTGAATAAAGTAACCTTTAGAGTTATCTCCTTCGCCGCCAGCCATTAACTTTCCTTCGCTCTTTCCAATTTCAATATATTCCATGATTTTCTTGAATGCATTATTATCGTTCACAGGACCCATGAAAGTGCCTTGATCTGTAGGGTCACCAACAGTTAATTCTTTTGTTAATTCAACCACACGGTTCAATACTTGATCGTATACATCTTCAACGATGACAGCACGTGAACATGCAGAACATTTTTGACCAGAGAATCCGAATGCACCTGCAACAATGGATTGTGCGGCAAGCTCAAGATCTGCTTCTGAATCAACCACAATCGTATCTTTTCCGCCCATTTCTGCAATCAAACGCTTCATCCATACTTGACCTGGATTCACCTTTGAAGAACGGTCGAAAATACGAAGACCGACATCACGTGAACCTGTAAAGCTGATGAAACGAGTATCTTTATGGTCAACTAAATAGTCGCCTACTTCAGAACCATTACCTGGTACAAAGTTCAAGACGCCTTTAGGAAGACCTGCTTCCTCCATTACTTCTACAAACTTTGCTGCAACCACTGGAGTCGTTGATGCAGGTTTTAATAGTACAGTATTACCGGAAACAATTGCAGCAACAGTTGTACCTGCCATAATCGCTAATGGGAAGTTCCATGGGGAAATGATAATTCCCACCCCTAGTGGAATATAGTCATAGCGGTTAAATTCATTTGGACGGCTGTTAACTGGTACACCATTTTTAAGTGCCAGCATTTGGCGTCCATAATATTCAAGGAAATCGATTGCTTCTGCTGTATCTGCATCTGCTTCTCTCCACGGTTTACCTGCTTCTTTTGTTAAAAGAGCAGAAAACTCATGCTTGCGGCGGCGAATAATAGTCGCTGCTTTAAATAAAACGTCTGCACGTACTTCTGGCTTTACTTTTTTCCATGTTTTAAAAGCTTCTACCGCTGCCTGCATTGCTTGTTCAGCAAGCTCTTGGCTAGCTTTAGACACGCGGCCGATCACTTCTTCTTTATTTGCAGGATTATAGGAAACGATTTTATCTTCCGTTGTGATTCTTTCACCACCGATTACAAGAGCATAATCTTGGCCTAAATAACCTTCAACGGTCTTAAGCCCTTGAAGATATGCTTGGCGGTTTTCATCAATCGTAAAATCTGTAAATGGCTCGTGCTTATAAGGTTGTACCATTACTTAAACCCTCCTATGTATTAAAACGTTTACATCCACTGTTCATTCTAACATGTTTCATTTCAGGGCTCAATGATTTGAGAACTAGAAAAAAGAGGCTTTTAAAAGCCTCTTATTGGTAGATATAAACAAACGGTTCAGTGTCATCCGCCTTTTTGACTATGAGTGCTTCCGGACCGTCAACTGAGGTTACACTAACAGAGACAGATAGGTACTTTGGAAAATGCTCCATTACCAAACCTGTTACATATTGCGTAAAGCCGATTCCTTCTGTTTTACCGTAAAACTGAATTGGAATCGTAATATCTAAATCCTGAAGCTGATCACCATTATAATAGGCTCTTCCAATGACCCCATTAAAGTTTGGAAAATAATTTTCTACGTCCTGTTTGAAGTTAAGGAAGGCGATGGAATCATCCCGATGATCCTCTTGGGCATCGTTTGAAGGAAATAAATAATATTTTTCATTTACCTTTTCCCAATCATTTAAATTCGTGCTTCCTTTATCAACCGTTGTATAGGTGAAAAACGTACCTGGAACCACCGCAGATTTACTATTTTGTTCAAATAGAGCGATGGTAATTGGAACATCTTTTAGACTCTTAATATTTCGAGTCCGCTTCACCACTTCCTCTGCTAACTTCTTCCCTTCCTTTTCCATTTCAGCAAAAGGAATCTTCTTCTCTAACGTATCTCCACCTTCTGTTAATTTGTAATAGTAGATAGAGTTTAACGCAAGACCAATCGTAACACCAGCAAGTGTTACATTCCCCTTATCATCCTTCGTTAAGTAGTCATGTTCTAAAATATGAGCTAAATAGATAGGGGATGATGGCTCA from Bacillus sp. SLBN-46 encodes:
- a CDS encoding CamS family sex pheromone protein; this translates as MRKLSIVALSLVFLLSACAPNFQKQNEVVQTKEKDKGKAIIPKYNISNKYYRTILPFVPGEARGLVVNNINTRYDLNEFEMGLMRIAQNSFDTEKFYFREGQEIKGKTIRGWLNRQYTDAQLKENKMKPADNIGLNPVNTAAPGAEPSSPIYLAHILEHDYLTKDDKGNVTLAGVTIGLALNSIYYYKLTEGGDTLEKKIPFAEMEKEGKKLAEEVVKRTRNIKSLKDVPITIALFEQNSKSAVVPGTFFTYTTVDKGSTNLNDWEKVNEKYYLFPSNDAQEDHRDDSIAFLNFKQDVENYFPNFNGVIGRAYYNGDQLQDLDITIPIQFYGKTEGIGFTQYVTGLVMEHFPKYLSVSVSVTSVDGPEALIVKKADDTEPFVYIYQ
- the pruA gene encoding L-glutamate gamma-semialdehyde dehydrogenase; the protein is MVQPYKHEPFTDFTIDENRQAYLQGLKTVEGYLGQDYALVIGGERITTEDKIVSYNPANKEEVIGRVSKASQELAEQAMQAAVEAFKTWKKVKPEVRADVLFKAATIIRRRKHEFSALLTKEAGKPWREADADTAEAIDFLEYYGRQMLALKNGVPVNSRPNEFNRYDYIPLGVGIIISPWNFPLAIMAGTTVAAIVSGNTVLLKPASTTPVVAAKFVEVMEEAGLPKGVLNFVPGNGSEVGDYLVDHKDTRFISFTGSRDVGLRIFDRSSKVNPGQVWMKRLIAEMGGKDTIVVDSEADLELAAQSIVAGAFGFSGQKCSACSRAVIVEDVYDQVLNRVVELTKELTVGDPTDQGTFMGPVNDNNAFKKIMEYIEIGKSEGKLMAGGEGDNSKGYFIQPTIFADLAPTSRIMQEEIFGPVVGLTKAKDFTEAIEIANNTEYGLTGAVITKNRAHLEQAREDFHVGNLYFNRSCTGAIVGYQPFGGFNMSGTDSKAGGPDYLLLHMQAKTTSEMY